Proteins encoded together in one Mycobacterium sp. MS1601 window:
- a CDS encoding Fpg/Nei family DNA glycosylase: MPEGHTLHRLARLHQRRFGRAPVRVGSPQGRFTDGAAAVDGRVLRKSDAWGKHLFHHYDGGRVVHVHLGLYGTFTEFPAADLDAIPDPVGQVRMRLIGTEYGTDLRGPTVCEVISEAEVTDIVAKLGPDPLRKDADPAPAWARITKSRRPIGALLMDQSVLAGVGNVYRSELLFRHRINPLRPGTDITAGEFAAMWTDLVELMNVGLRRGKIVVVRPEDDHGAPSYRKGRPRTYVYRRALEPCRVCGTAVKTMELEGRNLFWCPNCQA, from the coding sequence GTGCCCGAAGGGCACACGCTGCACCGGCTGGCTCGCCTGCATCAACGCCGGTTCGGCCGTGCCCCCGTACGTGTGGGCAGCCCGCAGGGCAGGTTCACCGACGGAGCAGCCGCTGTTGACGGACGGGTGTTGCGCAAGTCCGACGCGTGGGGCAAGCACCTGTTCCATCACTACGACGGCGGGCGGGTGGTGCACGTCCACCTTGGGCTCTACGGCACGTTCACCGAGTTCCCCGCCGCCGACCTCGACGCCATCCCGGACCCGGTCGGCCAGGTGCGAATGCGGTTGATAGGCACCGAGTACGGCACCGATCTTCGCGGTCCGACAGTCTGCGAAGTGATCAGCGAGGCCGAGGTCACCGACATCGTGGCCAAGCTCGGCCCCGACCCGCTGCGCAAAGACGCCGACCCGGCCCCCGCGTGGGCGCGAATCACCAAATCGCGCCGACCGATCGGCGCACTGCTCATGGACCAGTCGGTGCTCGCCGGGGTGGGCAACGTATACCGCAGCGAACTGCTCTTCCGACACCGGATCAACCCGCTGCGCCCCGGCACGGACATCACCGCCGGCGAGTTCGCCGCCATGTGGACCGACCTGGTGGAGCTGATGAACGTGGGGTTGCGCCGGGGCAAGATCGTGGTCGTCCGCCCCGAAGACGACCATGGCGCACCGTCGTACCGGAAGGGTCGGCCGCGCACCTACGTCTACCGGCGCGCTCTCGAACCGTGCCGTGTGTGCGGTACCGCCGTCAAGACGATGGAGCTCGAGGGCCGCAACCTGTTCTGGTGTCCCAACTGTCAGGCCTGA
- a CDS encoding cation:proton antiporter, which yields MELILVVVGAIVVTAMAHRRGLEPALIIVVIGGVVSFLPGFEAPELDSHILLSVVLPPLLYSAALDFSFPTFLRNIKPILGLGVALVVVTAFTVAAVSSWLVVVPLTFGTALILGAIVAPPDAVTAVAVGRKLGLPKRVMAILTGESLINDAAALALFSIAVAQVAGTHTFIENPLLLFGYSAVVGPIVGAALGYVTLWIRRRLNNPGLETVQGLVVPFAAFIAAEHLHASGVLAVVVAGFVVGSGTVDAGYQTRLQERYVWNSVDVLLEAFVFAYIGLHLRFVLEDLREAHESLAEVAVASAIVLLVVLVIRPLSVFAMFSRGVLSRHVERRFSVPVPERGGRGALGTRKRDRAPAKWRSRIDNRRLTWQENVVVSWTGMRGVVTLAAAAAIPVTTAAGEPFPERATIQAIAFVTAIGTLLLQGWTLPLLIRRLDLTSDDEHVYAFAETAKAEDVVHRAAVEVLAEFRDNPPEGLDPRMLAEIRTTIARQSQDADEMPDPEAHTLRAETFAALYRAVLTAQRAALIGERDEGRIDDEAVRAMLERLDLQEAGVTARLESRF from the coding sequence GTGGAACTGATCTTGGTTGTCGTCGGTGCGATCGTAGTAACTGCCATGGCGCATCGGCGTGGCCTTGAACCGGCGCTGATCATCGTCGTCATCGGTGGTGTGGTGTCGTTCCTGCCGGGATTCGAAGCGCCCGAACTCGATTCGCACATCCTGTTGAGCGTCGTGCTGCCGCCGCTGCTGTACTCGGCCGCACTGGACTTCTCGTTCCCGACGTTTCTGCGCAACATCAAGCCGATCCTCGGCCTCGGCGTCGCGCTGGTGGTGGTCACCGCCTTCACCGTCGCAGCGGTGTCGTCATGGTTGGTCGTGGTGCCCCTGACCTTCGGAACCGCACTGATCCTCGGCGCCATAGTGGCACCACCGGACGCGGTGACCGCGGTGGCCGTCGGCCGCAAACTCGGGCTGCCCAAACGGGTGATGGCCATCCTGACCGGGGAGAGTCTGATCAATGACGCCGCAGCGCTGGCACTGTTCTCCATCGCCGTGGCCCAGGTGGCCGGCACCCACACCTTCATCGAGAACCCGCTGCTGCTGTTCGGCTATAGCGCGGTGGTGGGGCCGATAGTCGGTGCCGCACTCGGTTACGTCACGCTGTGGATCCGGCGACGGCTGAACAACCCGGGGCTGGAGACCGTGCAGGGACTGGTGGTTCCGTTCGCGGCGTTCATCGCCGCCGAACACCTCCACGCCTCCGGGGTACTGGCCGTGGTGGTTGCCGGCTTCGTCGTCGGTAGCGGCACCGTCGACGCCGGGTACCAGACCCGACTCCAGGAACGCTACGTCTGGAACTCCGTCGACGTCCTGTTGGAGGCGTTCGTCTTCGCCTACATCGGACTGCACCTGCGCTTCGTGCTGGAGGACCTGCGCGAAGCACACGAGTCGTTGGCAGAGGTGGCCGTCGCGTCGGCGATCGTGCTGCTGGTGGTTCTGGTGATCCGACCCCTGTCGGTGTTCGCGATGTTCAGCCGAGGAGTCCTGTCCCGCCACGTCGAGCGGCGCTTCAGCGTGCCGGTTCCCGAACGTGGCGGCCGCGGCGCCCTGGGCACCCGTAAACGCGACCGAGCACCCGCCAAGTGGCGATCGCGTATCGACAACCGCAGGCTCACCTGGCAGGAGAACGTGGTGGTGTCCTGGACCGGAATGCGCGGTGTGGTGACTCTTGCTGCGGCAGCGGCCATTCCGGTGACCACGGCCGCGGGGGAGCCGTTCCCGGAGCGGGCGACCATCCAGGCCATCGCATTCGTCACGGCCATCGGCACCCTGCTGCTGCAGGGCTGGACGCTGCCGCTGCTGATCCGCCGCCTAGACTTGACCTCCGACGACGAACACGTCTACGCGTTCGCTGAGACCGCCAAGGCCGAAGACGTTGTGCACCGAGCCGCCGTCGAGGTGCTGGCCGAGTTCCGCGACAACCCGCCGGAAGGGCTTGACCCCCGCATGCTCGCCGAGATCCGGACCACCATCGCCCGGCAGTCGCAGGATGCTGATGAGATGCCGGATCCGGAGGCGCACACACTGCGCGCGGAGACCTTCGCCGCGCTGTACCGAGCGGTGTTGACGGCGCAACGAGCGGCCCTGATCGGGGAACGCGACGAAGGCCGCATCGATGACGAGGCGGTCCGCGCCATGCTGGAGCGACTGGACCTACAGGAGGCGGGCGTCACCGCCCGTCTGGAGAGCCGGTTCTAG
- a CDS encoding CocE/NonD family hydrolase, translating to MGASKYVGRVGGLAVALGVGIAIFVGSGAATADTEDSSPGTSTSESSSAQDDKASDTKQDNTSANKVDKAETDSGAEDTRATTKRSSYRTANTDRGAKDSQDTAADDDVAETSADEDDSANQDTLDSSPTPTGSAATTTPERQERGEPTDTATDPPLVAGAGRQADAAVPYTPSISLDDGVITGTNMAEPPKPLTYTLVRKPSGGGKVSLDTADGDFTFLPYLSPSRPAAQERFSVLVAEQTRFTQTVEAIPVVGALAPRIIVVLQQVPIVNDVLSPLIGRAHVYSVVVDVAPYVGEDAAPIAFTTEIRSFDGTRISVNFFPASGLEFGAEAPTLLNGPSLATAGYVNLQQASTVAGLVPGISRMRAAGYNVVTWDPRGEFASGGLMHLDSELFEARDVSAIIDWASSQPGVKNETAGDPLVGMVGGSYGGGIQLTSAGIDHRIDAIAPGIAWNSLNEALYPNRTFKSAWASLLALSLALTGSRPDPQIYAGIVTGLVAGFLTPGQQRFLSRNSPDTVVGDITAPTMFLQGTVDGLFVLQQALDNAAQLGQDVPVRMIWYCGGHGYCLNLDKQQSADQYGFLTAQTLAWMDTYVKNKGDEVPTPGPTFMWVDQKGDWFAADHLPLPGTGFFGSEVINQSGPGGLLPVVPFLGGSGPQTQAPFPLSLPSAAASRHALEVEIASQGTAQAPVHIVGAPTVTLTYSGVGTSRTIYAQLVDDKTGLVVGNLVTPIPVTLDGRQHTVEIKMENIAYTMADSRDVLRLQIVDSAVAYEDFTSFGIVNVSDVAISLPTAAQAVPTTLPHVPVPPATSSASSVEQLLTGASAR from the coding sequence ATGGGCGCTTCGAAGTATGTGGGCCGAGTCGGCGGATTGGCCGTCGCACTGGGCGTCGGCATCGCGATCTTTGTCGGCAGCGGTGCCGCCACTGCCGATACCGAGGACAGCTCCCCCGGCACCAGCACCTCGGAGTCGTCGTCTGCCCAGGATGACAAGGCCTCAGATACCAAGCAGGACAACACGTCTGCCAACAAAGTGGACAAGGCCGAGACGGACTCCGGCGCCGAAGACACGCGTGCGACCACGAAGCGATCGAGCTACCGCACCGCTAACACGGACCGCGGAGCCAAGGACTCCCAGGACACCGCCGCAGACGACGACGTGGCCGAGACGTCCGCCGACGAGGACGACTCGGCAAATCAGGACACACTGGACTCCAGCCCGACGCCTACCGGGTCAGCCGCCACCACAACCCCGGAACGGCAGGAGCGCGGCGAGCCCACGGACACCGCAACGGACCCGCCGCTGGTCGCAGGCGCCGGGCGCCAGGCCGATGCCGCAGTCCCCTACACCCCCAGCATCTCACTCGACGACGGCGTCATCACCGGTACCAACATGGCCGAGCCGCCAAAACCGTTGACCTACACCCTGGTTCGCAAACCCAGCGGTGGCGGCAAGGTCAGCCTGGACACAGCAGACGGTGACTTCACATTCCTGCCCTACCTGTCACCGTCGCGTCCTGCCGCCCAGGAACGGTTCTCGGTCCTGGTCGCCGAACAGACCCGGTTCACCCAGACTGTCGAGGCCATTCCCGTCGTCGGCGCCCTGGCCCCCCGCATCATCGTCGTGCTGCAGCAGGTGCCGATCGTCAACGACGTGCTCTCCCCGCTGATCGGCCGTGCGCACGTGTACAGCGTCGTCGTCGACGTGGCCCCGTACGTCGGCGAGGACGCCGCCCCCATCGCGTTCACCACCGAGATCCGATCCTTCGACGGCACCCGGATCAGCGTGAACTTCTTCCCCGCCAGCGGCCTCGAGTTCGGCGCGGAAGCGCCCACCCTCCTCAACGGACCCAGCCTGGCAACCGCCGGCTACGTCAACCTGCAGCAGGCCAGCACGGTGGCCGGCCTGGTGCCGGGGATCTCGCGGATGCGCGCCGCCGGCTACAACGTGGTGACCTGGGATCCGCGCGGTGAGTTCGCCTCCGGCGGACTCATGCATCTGGACTCGGAACTGTTCGAGGCCCGCGACGTGTCGGCCATCATCGACTGGGCAAGCAGTCAGCCCGGGGTGAAGAACGAGACCGCGGGTGATCCTCTGGTCGGGATGGTCGGCGGCTCCTACGGCGGCGGCATCCAGTTGACGTCGGCGGGCATCGATCACCGCATCGATGCCATCGCACCCGGTATTGCATGGAACTCGCTCAACGAAGCCCTGTATCCCAACCGCACCTTCAAGAGCGCGTGGGCGTCGCTCCTGGCGTTGTCGTTGGCGCTGACCGGCTCCCGGCCCGATCCACAGATCTACGCGGGCATCGTGACCGGTCTCGTCGCAGGCTTCCTGACACCTGGCCAGCAGCGGTTCCTCTCGAGAAACAGCCCCGACACCGTGGTGGGTGACATCACCGCACCGACGATGTTCCTTCAGGGCACCGTCGACGGGTTGTTCGTGCTGCAGCAGGCATTGGACAATGCCGCACAGCTGGGCCAGGACGTGCCGGTTCGGATGATCTGGTACTGCGGCGGGCACGGGTACTGCCTCAATCTGGACAAGCAGCAGAGCGCCGACCAGTACGGCTTCCTCACTGCCCAGACGCTGGCCTGGATGGACACCTACGTCAAGAACAAAGGTGACGAGGTACCGACTCCCGGCCCGACGTTCATGTGGGTGGACCAGAAAGGTGATTGGTTCGCCGCCGATCACCTCCCGTTGCCGGGCACCGGTTTCTTCGGCAGCGAGGTGATAAACCAGTCCGGGCCCGGCGGCCTCTTGCCGGTGGTGCCCTTTCTCGGCGGTTCCGGCCCGCAGACCCAGGCGCCGTTCCCCCTGTCGCTGCCCTCGGCCGCCGCGTCACGACACGCACTCGAAGTGGAGATTGCCAGCCAGGGCACCGCGCAGGCACCGGTGCACATCGTGGGCGCACCCACGGTGACCCTGACCTACTCCGGCGTGGGTACCAGCCGCACCATCTACGCCCAACTGGTGGACGACAAGACGGGCCTGGTGGTCGGCAACCTGGTGACTCCGATCCCGGTGACCCTCGACGGCCGCCAACACACCGTCGAGATCAAGATGGAGAACATCGCCTACACCATGGCCGACTCCCGGGATGTGCTGCGGTTGCAAATCGTGGATTCCGCGGTGGCGTACGAGGATTTCACGTCGTTCGGCATCGTCAACGTCTCCGATGTCGCCATCTCCTTGCCGACGGCGGCCCAGGCAGTGCCGACCACACTGCCGCACGTGCCAGTACCGCCCGCAACCTCGAGCGCCTCAAGCGTCGAGCAGCTACTCACCGGCGCATCGGCCCGCTGA
- a CDS encoding linear amide C-N hydrolase, whose protein sequence is MCTRILWNSNDLAVLSGRTMDWPESTQPLVVAMPRGRKRNGGLVGSQVMVTENPLTWTSRYGSLVTTIYGIGTIDGFNERGLAAHGLYLDSTDFGDRDSSKPGVQTGLWVQYLLDQAETVADALALMEAIQVVLINVRGFDANLHVALEDASGDSAIIEFADGKPVVHHGRQYTLMTNDPTYEEQLELLAQHDFSHPTGSTPVPGNVNAVDRFQRAAYFSGLLPEPADERQAVAAVMAIARNVSVPFGAPYEDFGVYNTEYRTVCDLTNRTYFFELTSSPSVLWAQLDGLDISAGVQPHAVNPYDESLAGDVTSKFAPVDLGF, encoded by the coding sequence GTGTGCACCCGAATCCTTTGGAACAGCAATGATCTGGCCGTCCTTTCGGGACGGACCATGGACTGGCCGGAGTCCACGCAGCCTCTAGTCGTTGCGATGCCGCGGGGCCGCAAGCGCAACGGCGGACTGGTCGGCTCCCAGGTGATGGTCACCGAGAATCCACTGACGTGGACCAGCCGCTACGGCAGCCTGGTCACCACGATCTACGGCATCGGCACCATCGACGGGTTCAACGAGCGGGGCCTGGCAGCACACGGCCTGTATCTGGACTCGACGGATTTCGGCGACCGCGACTCGTCCAAACCCGGTGTGCAAACCGGGCTCTGGGTGCAGTACCTGTTGGACCAGGCGGAAACGGTCGCCGACGCGCTGGCCTTGATGGAGGCCATCCAGGTGGTGCTGATCAATGTCCGTGGCTTCGACGCCAACCTGCATGTGGCGCTCGAGGACGCCAGCGGAGACTCGGCGATCATCGAATTCGCCGACGGCAAGCCGGTAGTGCACCACGGGCGGCAGTACACCTTGATGACCAATGACCCCACCTACGAGGAACAGCTGGAACTGCTTGCCCAGCATGACTTCTCACATCCCACCGGATCGACACCGGTGCCCGGCAACGTCAACGCCGTCGACCGCTTCCAGCGGGCCGCCTACTTCTCGGGTCTGCTGCCGGAACCGGCCGACGAACGGCAGGCGGTGGCCGCGGTGATGGCCATCGCCCGCAATGTCTCGGTACCGTTCGGGGCGCCCTATGAGGACTTCGGTGTGTACAACACCGAATACCGCACGGTCTGCGATCTGACCAATCGCACCTACTTCTTCGAGCTGACCAGCAGCCCCAGCGTGCTGTGGGCGCAACTCGACGGCCTCGACATCAGCGCCGGTGTGCAACCGCACGCGGTGAACCCCTATGACGAGTCGCTGGCCGGTGACGTGACCTCGAAGTTCGCTCCCGTCGACCTCGGGTTCTGA
- a CDS encoding ribose-5-phosphate isomerase: protein MRVYLGADHAGYELKQAIFDHLTATGHEPVDCGAYTYDAEDDYPAFCIAAAQKTVADPGSLGIVLGGSGNGEQIAANKVPGARCALAWSTETASLARQHNNAQLIGIGGRMHTEEEALAIVDAFLSTPWSEAPRHQRRIDILAEYELTHDAPPVPGAPE, encoded by the coding sequence ATGCGCGTCTACCTCGGTGCCGACCACGCCGGATACGAACTCAAGCAGGCCATCTTCGATCACCTCACCGCTACCGGCCACGAGCCCGTCGACTGTGGTGCATACACCTACGACGCCGAGGACGACTACCCGGCTTTCTGCATCGCGGCGGCGCAGAAGACCGTCGCTGATCCAGGCAGCCTGGGCATCGTTCTCGGCGGGTCAGGAAACGGGGAACAGATCGCCGCCAACAAGGTGCCCGGGGCGCGTTGCGCGCTGGCGTGGAGCACCGAAACGGCGTCGCTGGCCCGTCAACACAACAACGCCCAGTTGATCGGCATCGGTGGCCGGATGCACACAGAAGAGGAGGCGTTGGCCATCGTCGACGCGTTCCTGAGCACACCCTGGTCGGAGGCGCCGCGCCACCAACGCCGCATCGACATCCTCGCCGAGTACGAGCTGACGCACGACGCGCCGCCCGTACCCGGCGCCCCGGAGTAA